The Streptomyces laurentii genome contains a region encoding:
- a CDS encoding integral membrane protein (identified by MetaGeneAnnotator; putative;~integral membrane protein [Streptomyces sp. C]) yields the protein MSLGDEHDGQTRTRLPEGNTGDPYGAPRRPTTRSTRSLAVAVGVVVLLIAAIAFANRGNDTPAGSAAPRGGGNDAPAGSAAPTAATGTRPVTGKNGTIAAGFAHDEQGAQSAAANYAVALGSADMFVASSRSAIVRAVYATDAVAAQEGALDKVYGDKGFLSRIGLNEDGSAPSGLTFVSRVLPAGAKIDKYASDRATVSVWYSSLFGMAGEGSQSPVTESWYTNTFELRWTGGDWKVTGFSQKDGPVPAGRDQTASTAEDMADAVGTFGGFTYAR from the coding sequence ATGAGCCTCGGCGACGAGCACGACGGCCAGACCCGCACCCGTCTCCCCGAGGGCAACACCGGCGACCCGTACGGCGCCCCCCGCCGCCCCACCACCCGGAGCACCCGCTCCCTCGCCGTGGCGGTGGGCGTGGTGGTCCTCCTGATCGCCGCGATCGCCTTCGCGAACCGCGGCAACGACACCCCCGCCGGCTCCGCGGCCCCCCGCGGCGGCGGCAACGACGCCCCCGCCGGCTCCGCCGCCCCGACCGCGGCCACCGGCACCCGCCCCGTCACCGGCAAGAACGGCACGATCGCGGCCGGCTTCGCCCACGACGAGCAGGGGGCACAGAGCGCGGCGGCGAACTACGCGGTGGCGCTGGGTTCGGCGGACATGTTCGTCGCCTCGTCCCGCAGCGCGATCGTGCGCGCCGTGTACGCGACCGATGCGGTCGCCGCGCAAGAGGGTGCGCTCGACAAGGTGTACGGCGACAAGGGGTTCCTGAGCCGGATCGGCCTCAACGAGGACGGCAGCGCGCCTTCAGGCCTGACGTTCGTTTCCCGCGTGCTGCCAGCGGGAGCGAAGATCGACAAGTACGCGAGCGACCGCGCCACGGTGTCGGTCTGGTACTCGTCCCTGTTCGGCATGGCCGGAGAGGGATCCCAGAGCCCGGTCACGGAGTCCTGGTACACCAACACGTTCGAGCTGCGCTGGACCGGCGGCGACTGGAAGGTGACCGGCTTCAGCCAAAAGGACGGCCCCGTTCCCGCGGGCCGTGACCAGACGGCCTCCACCGCCGAGGACATGGCGGACGCCGTCGGCACGTTCGGAGGCTTCACCTATGCCCGGTAA
- a CDS encoding membrane protein (identified by MetaGeneAnnotator; putative;~membrane protein [Streptomyces griseoflavus Tu4000]) → MTTQSQPVSPRRTYLIGRARPNAIVGKNRETGEIALIIVGAFLGMMSGLLVPLLPLRIGLLTGFPVLALAAVYVPYKHRTFYKWFEINRSYKRMLKRSTAYRSTATEAGTRLDGREVEIGPPPGIGGVSWLSAPFGPDEIAVLLHADRRTVTAAIEIEGPGVGLRDSEDQEALVDRFGTLLKHVANGDGFVTRLQMLARTLPADPDAHAKDVAQRGDHQAPGWLQESYDQLQSMVSTSSEQHRAYLVACMHYTRELAAEANAMARAARHASGARRLDRDGGLAVVMARELTDICARLAEADIRVRQPLGQSRLASLVHSMYDPDHPIDHIQAMSKRNAWPAELDAVEPTYLQAKTRESATREPWCHATAWIKEWPMTPVGVNFLAPLLVHTPDVIRTVAVTMDLEPTEVAIERMLTEKTNDEADASRQAKMNRTVDPRDIAAHGRLDQRGEDLASGAAGVNLVGYITVSSRSPEALARDKRTIRASAGKSYLKLEWCDREHHRAFVNTLPFATGIRR, encoded by the coding sequence TTGACGACCCAGTCCCAACCGGTCTCGCCCCGCCGCACGTATCTCATCGGCCGTGCCCGTCCGAACGCGATCGTCGGCAAGAACCGCGAGACCGGCGAGATCGCGCTCATCATCGTCGGTGCCTTCCTCGGCATGATGAGCGGACTCCTCGTCCCCCTCCTGCCCCTGCGCATCGGGCTGCTCACGGGTTTCCCGGTGCTCGCGCTCGCCGCGGTCTACGTCCCGTACAAGCACCGCACCTTCTACAAGTGGTTCGAGATCAACCGCAGCTACAAGCGCATGCTGAAGCGCAGCACCGCGTATCGCTCCACCGCCACCGAGGCCGGCACCCGCCTGGACGGCCGCGAGGTCGAGATCGGCCCGCCGCCCGGCATCGGCGGCGTCAGCTGGCTGTCGGCGCCCTTCGGCCCCGACGAGATCGCGGTCCTGCTGCACGCGGACCGCCGCACCGTCACCGCCGCCATCGAGATCGAGGGCCCCGGCGTCGGCCTGCGCGACTCCGAGGACCAGGAAGCCCTCGTCGACCGCTTCGGCACGCTCCTCAAGCACGTCGCCAACGGCGACGGCTTCGTCACCCGCCTCCAGATGCTCGCCCGTACGCTGCCCGCCGACCCCGACGCGCACGCCAAGGACGTCGCCCAGCGCGGCGACCACCAGGCCCCGGGCTGGCTCCAGGAGTCGTACGACCAGCTGCAGTCCATGGTCTCGACCTCCAGCGAGCAGCACCGCGCCTACCTCGTCGCGTGCATGCACTACACGCGCGAACTCGCCGCCGAGGCCAACGCCATGGCCCGCGCCGCCCGCCACGCCTCCGGCGCCCGCCGGCTGGACCGCGACGGCGGCCTCGCCGTCGTCATGGCCCGCGAGCTGACCGACATCTGCGCCCGCCTCGCCGAGGCCGACATCCGCGTCCGCCAGCCGCTCGGCCAGTCCCGGCTCGCGTCGCTCGTGCACTCGATGTACGACCCGGACCACCCGATCGACCACATCCAGGCCATGTCGAAGCGCAACGCCTGGCCCGCCGAACTCGACGCCGTCGAACCGACGTACCTCCAGGCCAAGACCCGCGAGTCCGCCACCCGCGAGCCCTGGTGCCATGCCACCGCCTGGATCAAGGAGTGGCCGATGACCCCCGTCGGCGTCAACTTCCTCGCCCCGCTCCTCGTCCACACCCCCGACGTGATCCGCACGGTCGCCGTCACCATGGACCTGGAGCCCACCGAGGTGGCCATCGAGCGCATGCTCACCGAGAAGACCAACGACGAGGCCGACGCCTCCCGCCAGGCCAAGATGAACCGCACCGTCGACCCCCGCGACATCGCCGCCCACGGCCGCCTCGACCAGCGCGGCGAGGATCTCGCCAGCGGCGCGGCCGGCGTCAACCTCGTCGGCTACATCACGGTGTCCTCGCGCTCGCCCGAGGCCCTGGCCCGCGACAAGCGCACGATCAGGGCGTCCGCCGGCAAGTCGTACCTGAAACTGGAATGGTGCGACCGCGAGCACCACCGCGCCTTTGTGAACACCTTGCCGTTCGCGACCGGCATCCGCCGCTAG
- a CDS encoding ATP/GTP-binding protein (AAA-like domain; pfam12846;~ATP/GTP-binding protein [Streptomyces albus J1074];~identified by MetaGeneAnnotator; putative) yields the protein MRDPLSVLTEAFTAFLFGKVETTRLPVRTSTGQAQAVYLPTAAPGLGDSGVIIGREVYSGKGYIYDPFQLYGQQLPAPHWLVLGESGNGKSALEKTYVLRQLRFRDRQVVVLDAQGEDGVGEWNLIAQELGITPIRLDPMVANDSGIRLNPLDPSITTTGQLALLRTIIEVAMGHGLDERSGFALKVAHAYVNEHAVDRQPILTDIVERLRHPEPESAEAMNVALDDVRAWGLDVALVLDRLVDGDLRGMFDGPTTVGIDLDAPLIVFDLSHIDRNSIAMPILMAIVGVWLEHTWIRPDRKKRIFLVEEAWHIINSPFVAQLFQRLLKFGRRLGLSFVAVVHHLSDVVDGAAAKEAAAILKMASTRTIYAQKADEARNTGRVLGLPRWAVEIIPTLTPGIAVWDVNGNVQVVKHLITERERPLVYTDRAMTESSDPDPELEWEREQRAILIEQQMKDPSQSTVA from the coding sequence ATGCGAGATCCGCTGTCCGTCCTCACCGAAGCCTTCACCGCCTTCCTCTTCGGGAAGGTGGAGACGACCCGTCTGCCCGTCCGTACCTCCACCGGGCAGGCCCAGGCCGTCTACCTGCCGACCGCCGCGCCCGGCCTCGGCGACTCCGGCGTGATCATCGGCCGCGAGGTGTACAGCGGCAAGGGGTACATCTACGACCCCTTCCAGCTGTACGGTCAGCAGCTCCCCGCGCCCCACTGGCTGGTCCTCGGCGAGTCCGGCAACGGCAAGTCGGCGCTGGAGAAGACGTACGTGCTGCGCCAGCTCCGCTTCCGCGACCGCCAGGTCGTCGTCCTCGACGCCCAGGGCGAGGACGGCGTCGGCGAGTGGAACCTCATCGCGCAGGAGCTGGGGATAACTCCCATCCGCCTGGACCCGATGGTCGCGAACGACTCCGGCATCCGCCTCAACCCGCTCGACCCGTCCATCACCACCACGGGCCAGCTCGCGCTCCTGCGCACCATCATCGAGGTCGCGATGGGCCACGGCCTCGACGAGCGCTCCGGCTTCGCGCTCAAGGTCGCCCACGCGTACGTCAACGAGCACGCCGTCGACCGCCAGCCGATCCTCACCGACATCGTCGAACGCCTGCGCCACCCCGAGCCGGAGTCGGCGGAGGCGATGAACGTCGCCCTCGACGACGTACGGGCCTGGGGTCTCGACGTCGCCCTCGTCCTCGACCGGCTCGTCGACGGCGACCTGCGCGGCATGTTCGACGGCCCGACGACCGTCGGCATCGACCTCGACGCCCCGCTGATCGTCTTCGACCTCTCCCACATCGACCGCAACTCCATCGCCATGCCCATCCTCATGGCGATCGTCGGCGTGTGGCTGGAGCACACCTGGATCCGCCCCGACCGGAAGAAGCGCATCTTCCTCGTCGAGGAGGCCTGGCACATCATCAACAGCCCCTTCGTGGCCCAGCTGTTCCAGCGCCTGCTGAAGTTCGGCCGCCGCCTCGGCCTGTCCTTCGTCGCCGTCGTCCACCACCTCTCCGACGTCGTCGACGGCGCGGCGGCCAAGGAAGCCGCGGCCATCCTCAAAATGGCCTCCACCCGCACCATCTACGCCCAGAAAGCCGACGAGGCCCGCAACACCGGCCGTGTCCTCGGCCTGCCCCGCTGGGCCGTCGAGATCATCCCGACCCTCACCCCCGGCATCGCCGTCTGGGACGTCAACGGCAACGTGCAGGTGGTCAAACACCTCATCACCGAACGCGAACGCCCGCTCGTCTACACCGACCGTGCCATGACCGAGTCGTCCGACCCCGACCCGGAGCTGGAGTGGGAGCGGGAACAGCGCGCGATCCTCATCGAGCAGCAGATGAAGGACCCCTCCCAATCGACGGTGGCGTAA
- a CDS encoding integral membrane protein (identified by MetaGeneAnnotator; putative;~integral membrane protein [Streptomyces pristinaespiralis ATCC25486];~overlaps another CDS with the same product name) — translation MPGKNLSRGLGVTGALTAAQTALVLFATRAVADPTPPATGTPGTPSATATPSATPSPSASNNPCDLIRGPAREYCENGRPGTNAPRIDDPTSTVDPLSSLASGCAKAAAWVVDTLSGAVKETAAVDFTNGDFLARYAIVFAAATFLTLLLWLLAVAKRAMRGVPLTTAISEAIGFLWLTVLACAFTPLILYTVVNAADAITEVIASGTGQQNDAFFGGFKQALEKGDSIGGGPIMLIIVSLVTILAAGVLYLELVLRAVLLYVGALLGVVVYSGLVDKNMWGHVRRWAGIMIAVILVKPVIVIVLGLAGALSSGTGPDSFSAVVSGLAIILLAIFASAMIYRFVPGFGDEIVASRNNRLHRAGENAAAAVISSPASLVSQGIKTHSSRGDGGGQAPAKSAPRPANPLSGGVAAHSSRGTSGGGTGGGATPAPRSGGPTTGTPHSSRGNSGSTSSNRNNPGGAGR, via the coding sequence ATGCCCGGTAAGAACCTGTCCCGCGGCCTTGGCGTCACCGGCGCACTGACCGCGGCCCAGACCGCTCTCGTACTCTTCGCCACCCGTGCCGTCGCCGACCCCACCCCGCCCGCGACCGGGACTCCCGGAACGCCGTCCGCGACGGCCACTCCCTCCGCCACACCCAGTCCGAGCGCGAGCAACAACCCCTGCGATCTGATCCGTGGCCCCGCCCGCGAATACTGCGAGAACGGCCGGCCTGGCACTAACGCCCCCCGGATCGACGACCCCACCTCGACCGTCGACCCCCTCTCCTCCCTCGCCAGCGGCTGCGCCAAAGCCGCCGCCTGGGTCGTCGACACCCTCTCCGGTGCCGTGAAGGAGACCGCGGCCGTCGACTTCACCAACGGCGACTTCCTCGCCCGCTACGCGATCGTCTTCGCCGCCGCCACCTTCCTCACCCTCCTCCTCTGGCTGCTGGCCGTCGCCAAGCGCGCCATGCGCGGCGTGCCGCTCACCACCGCCATCTCCGAGGCGATCGGCTTCCTCTGGCTGACCGTCCTGGCCTGCGCCTTCACGCCGCTGATCCTGTACACGGTCGTCAACGCCGCTGACGCGATCACCGAGGTCATCGCCTCCGGCACCGGACAGCAGAACGACGCCTTCTTCGGCGGCTTCAAACAGGCCCTGGAGAAGGGCGACAGCATCGGTGGCGGGCCCATCATGCTGATCATCGTCTCGCTCGTCACGATCCTCGCCGCCGGCGTGCTCTACCTCGAACTCGTCCTGCGGGCCGTCCTCCTCTATGTCGGCGCGCTGCTCGGCGTCGTCGTCTACTCCGGGCTCGTCGACAAGAACATGTGGGGCCACGTCCGCCGCTGGGCGGGCATCATGATCGCGGTGATCCTGGTCAAGCCGGTGATCGTCATCGTGCTGGGCCTCGCGGGCGCACTGTCGTCCGGCACCGGCCCCGACTCGTTCTCCGCCGTGGTCTCCGGCCTGGCCATCATCCTGCTCGCGATCTTCGCCTCGGCGATGATCTACCGCTTCGTCCCCGGCTTCGGCGACGAGATCGTGGCCTCCCGGAACAACCGTCTGCACCGCGCTGGCGAGAACGCCGCGGCCGCCGTCATCTCCTCCCCCGCGTCCCTCGTCTCCCAGGGCATCAAGACCCACAGCAGCCGCGGCGACGGCGGCGGCCAGGCCCCGGCCAAGAGCGCCCCCCGCCCCGCCAACCCGCTCTCGGGCGGCGTCGCCGCCCACAGCAGCCGCGGCACCTCCGGCGGCGGTACGGGCGGCGGAGCGACCCCGGCCCCCCGCAGCGGCGGCCCCACCACGGGCACCCCTCACTCCAGCCGCGGCAACAGCGGCAGCACCAGCAGTAACCGCAACAATCCAGGAGGTGCAGGGCGTTGA
- a CDS encoding two-component sensor kinase (Histidine kinase-, DNA gyrase B-, and HSP90-like ATPase; pfam02518;~identified by MetaGeneAnnotator; putative;~two-component sensor kinase [Streptomyces venezuelae ATCC10712]) → METTAASRYVRRLLARVRAFDTARPGVWDATVTAMWTVSALVDATGGGWRTTSADATVPTWLVVVLDLALVLPLYWRRRHPMAVLAAMAVAALVSGASGALLQAGYMQLFPVFHIALTRPPRALLSAAALLAPPLAVASIRFPTGYGSTGEGGWDLLVVPYLWAFALASLAGITVRSRREERVQEVERAAAAERDRIAREMHDIIGHNLSVITGLADGGRYAAAKRPEQAAQALDAIATTSRQALAELRRVLRALDPEAVRSPQPGLADLPALIDGVRAAGLPVESEISAAPTLTPGAQLTVYRIVQEALTNALKHAGPDARTTVTLAHAPAATVATITSTTPAPASPAPTAGQGQGIAGMRERAALYDGTLVCGPLPDGTGWRVRLRLPREDSPS, encoded by the coding sequence GTGGAGACGACAGCGGCCAGCCGGTACGTACGGCGTCTGCTGGCCCGCGTCCGGGCGTTCGACACCGCGCGCCCGGGCGTGTGGGACGCGACGGTGACGGCGATGTGGACGGTCTCCGCTCTCGTGGACGCGACCGGCGGCGGCTGGCGGACGACGTCCGCGGATGCGACGGTGCCCACATGGCTGGTCGTGGTGCTCGACCTCGCGCTCGTCCTGCCTCTCTACTGGCGCCGCCGGCACCCGATGGCCGTCCTCGCGGCGATGGCGGTCGCGGCGCTGGTCAGCGGTGCCTCGGGCGCGCTTCTCCAGGCCGGCTACATGCAGCTGTTCCCGGTCTTCCACATCGCGCTGACGCGCCCGCCCCGCGCCCTGCTGTCGGCCGCCGCGCTCCTCGCTCCGCCGCTGGCCGTGGCCTCGATCCGGTTTCCCACGGGGTACGGCTCCACCGGCGAGGGCGGCTGGGACCTGCTGGTCGTCCCGTACCTGTGGGCGTTCGCCCTGGCCTCGCTGGCCGGCATCACGGTGCGCTCGCGCCGGGAGGAGCGGGTGCAGGAGGTCGAGCGGGCGGCGGCGGCCGAACGGGACCGGATCGCCCGCGAGATGCACGACATCATCGGCCACAACCTGTCGGTGATCACGGGTCTCGCGGACGGCGGCCGGTACGCGGCGGCGAAGCGCCCCGAGCAGGCGGCCCAGGCGCTCGACGCCATCGCCACCACGAGCCGTCAGGCGCTCGCGGAGCTGCGCCGGGTGCTGCGCGCCCTGGATCCGGAGGCGGTACGGAGCCCTCAGCCGGGTCTGGCGGACCTGCCGGCCCTGATCGACGGCGTCCGCGCGGCCGGCCTCCCGGTCGAGTCGGAGATCTCCGCCGCCCCCACCCTGACCCCCGGCGCCCAACTGACGGTCTACCGGATCGTGCAGGAGGCGCTGACGAACGCCCTGAAGCACGCGGGCCCGGACGCACGGACCACCGTGACCCTCGCCCACGCTCCCGCGGCCACGGTCGCCACGATCACCAGCACCACCCCCGCGCCTGCCTCCCCCGCCCCCACCGCGGGCCAGGGCCAGGGGATCGCCGGAATGCGCGAGCGCGCGGCGCTCTACGACGGCACACTCGTATGCGGCCCGCTGCCGGACGGCACGGGCTGGCGGGTACGACTGCGACTTCCCCGGGAGGACTCCCCCTCGTGA
- a CDS encoding hypothetical protein (identified by MetaGeneAnnotator; putative;~sequence version:1), which yields MTAGCAGPGAGGAEGTGGGKRVVSGISMQEAAERADALLWGGVSALLPPLGGPGPEDICPWHAFRGARRPRPRGAVFVLVLGWRCSVRFVHPLRVGVPA from the coding sequence ATGACGGCCGGATGTGCCGGGCCTGGGGCAGGCGGTGCGGAGGGGACCGGAGGGGGGAAGCGCGTGGTCAGCGGGATCAGCATGCAGGAGGCGGCGGAGAGGGCCGACGCGCTTCTGTGGGGCGGCGTCTCGGCCCTGCTTCCTCCGCTCGGAGGTCCAGGACCCGAAGACATCTGCCCCTGGCACGCCTTTCGAGGGGCCCGTCGTCCCCGACCCCGGGGTGCGGTCTTCGTTCTGGTCCTCGGATGGCGGTGTTCCGTCCGGTTCGTCCACCCCCTGAGAGTGGGGGTGCCCGCCTAG
- a CDS encoding integral membrane protein (identified by MetaGeneAnnotator; putative;~integral membrane protein [Streptomyces albus J1074]), with translation MSYMYLAAEKGDINTIIGGIAPNWGPFGSLGAEAKVMIEVVMAVAILLCLGIAIWGAAKQRIGATALRDTFSAEQGKGLIVAGLTGVFIIGSLGTLFTIVYGMAV, from the coding sequence GTGAGTTACATGTACCTGGCGGCCGAAAAGGGCGACATCAACACCATTATCGGTGGAATCGCCCCGAACTGGGGGCCTTTCGGGAGCCTGGGCGCCGAAGCCAAGGTGATGATCGAGGTCGTGATGGCCGTGGCCATTCTGCTCTGTCTCGGCATCGCCATCTGGGGAGCGGCCAAACAGCGTATCGGCGCCACCGCCCTGCGCGACACGTTCAGCGCCGAACAGGGCAAGGGCCTGATCGTGGCCGGTCTGACCGGAGTCTTCATCATCGGGTCTCTGGGAACGCTCTTCACCATCGTGTACGGGATGGCCGTCTAA
- a CDS encoding acetyltransferase (Coenzyme A binding pocket [chemical binding];~N-Acyltransferase superfamily: Various enzymes that characteristically catalyzethe transfer of an acyl group to a substrate; cl17182;~acetyltransferase [Streptomyces venezuelae ATCC10712];~identified by MetaGeneAnnotator; putative), translating to MDYAIRVIRADEWEKARELRLEALQDPVAHLAFLETYEDAVARPDAFWQERTAGAGESGNGRVRQFVAETPEGRWLGTVSVLVERPDDEGGVAFGEAPTVDQTHVVGVFVREEARGSGVIDALFRAAVEWSWGVSGVRPIERVRLYVHEENKRAEAFYRRFGFVWTGVRVLMPGSATDYDREYELVRAG from the coding sequence ATGGACTATGCAATTCGTGTCATCCGAGCCGACGAGTGGGAGAAGGCGCGCGAGCTCCGGCTCGAGGCCCTCCAGGACCCCGTCGCCCACCTCGCCTTCCTGGAGACCTACGAGGACGCCGTCGCGCGGCCCGACGCGTTCTGGCAGGAACGGACCGCGGGCGCCGGCGAGAGCGGCAACGGGCGCGTGCGCCAGTTCGTGGCGGAGACGCCCGAAGGGCGCTGGCTCGGGACCGTCTCGGTGCTCGTGGAGCGGCCCGACGACGAAGGCGGGGTCGCGTTCGGAGAGGCGCCGACCGTCGACCAGACGCACGTGGTGGGGGTGTTCGTGCGGGAGGAGGCGCGCGGGAGCGGGGTGATCGACGCGCTGTTCCGGGCGGCGGTGGAGTGGTCGTGGGGGGTGTCCGGGGTGCGGCCGATCGAGCGGGTGCGGCTGTACGTGCACGAGGAGAACAAGCGGGCGGAAGCGTTCTACCGGCGGTTCGGGTTCGTGTGGACCGGGGTGCGGGTGCTGATGCCGGGGAGCGCGACGGACTACGACCGGGAGTACGAGTTGGTGCGGGCGGGGTAG
- a CDS encoding hypothetical protein (identified by MetaGeneAnnotator; putative;~sequence version:1), which yields MHPVGPGVDDASAAPMALSSVGMGSGGTPTGADLRHSGGPWMKAAGVAESLLAGMGTAKSRLTTAHDGTTAGLHGLTCAAALKALLASWEERVGAVKAECDSLAPALRRVAKEQHERDARVKSSIDGLQVSSKNAPVDAAGR from the coding sequence ATGCATCCGGTCGGACCGGGAGTGGACGATGCGTCAGCCGCACCGATGGCCCTGTCATCGGTGGGAATGGGAAGCGGAGGCACGCCGACGGGCGCCGATCTCCGGCACAGCGGTGGGCCGTGGATGAAGGCGGCCGGGGTCGCGGAATCCCTGCTGGCCGGTATGGGGACCGCCAAGAGCCGACTGACCACGGCGCATGACGGAACGACAGCCGGGTTGCATGGGCTGACGTGTGCGGCCGCCTTGAAGGCCCTTCTCGCTTCCTGGGAGGAGCGGGTCGGTGCGGTGAAGGCCGAGTGTGACTCCCTCGCTCCCGCGCTGCGCCGTGTCGCCAAGGAACAGCACGAGCGGGACGCCCGGGTGAAGTCGTCCATCGACGGCCTCCAGGTCTCCTCGAAGAACGCGCCCGTGGACGCGGCGGGGCGATGA
- a CDS encoding type IV secretory pathway (identified by MetaGeneAnnotator; putative;~type IV secretory pathway [Streptomyces pristinaespiralis ATCC25486]), with the protein MYGSAAERREVALQAVRDAEGAALVVTSDPTLWAETKDARGKLGPVLVYDPGHLCETPARLRWNPAEGCEDPAVAQSRASALLAPVRPQARIDAAMTDTAETLLRCWLHAAAIDGRPFKQVHRWAQGSDAHEPVRILRTHPKAASGHAGLLESALTAHPERRRTAQELTARALTSLSLIHIRNACTANRADSVALAALLPEQGTLYVVGEPIEDPRTHPGAMPLLTALVTAVTDHARHQATRSPDARLDPPLSLVLDDIAAVAPLPGLPDLLTDGPSQGLPTLALMRSPAQAQARWPSPLPTP; encoded by the coding sequence GTGTACGGGTCGGCGGCGGAGCGCCGCGAGGTCGCCCTCCAGGCGGTACGGGACGCCGAGGGCGCGGCCCTCGTCGTGACGTCCGACCCCACGCTCTGGGCGGAGACGAAGGACGCGCGCGGCAAGCTCGGCCCGGTCCTCGTCTACGACCCGGGCCACCTGTGCGAGACCCCGGCCCGGCTCCGCTGGAACCCCGCCGAGGGCTGCGAGGACCCCGCCGTGGCCCAGAGCCGCGCGTCCGCGCTGCTCGCCCCGGTACGCCCGCAGGCCCGGATCGACGCGGCCATGACCGACACCGCCGAAACGCTCCTGCGCTGCTGGCTGCACGCCGCCGCCATAGACGGCCGCCCGTTCAAGCAGGTCCACCGCTGGGCTCAGGGCAGCGACGCCCACGAGCCGGTACGGATCCTCCGCACCCACCCGAAAGCCGCCTCGGGCCACGCCGGCCTGCTCGAATCCGCGCTCACCGCGCACCCCGAACGCCGCCGCACCGCCCAGGAACTGACGGCCCGTGCCCTGACCTCCCTGTCCCTGATCCACATCAGGAACGCCTGCACGGCGAACCGCGCCGACTCGGTCGCGCTCGCCGCGCTCCTCCCCGAGCAGGGCACGCTCTACGTCGTCGGCGAACCGATCGAGGACCCCCGCACCCACCCGGGCGCGATGCCGCTCCTCACCGCCCTGGTGACCGCCGTGACCGACCACGCCCGCCACCAGGCCACCCGCTCCCCCGACGCCCGCCTCGACCCGCCGCTGAGCCTCGTCCTCGACGACATCGCCGCGGTGGCCCCTCTCCCCGGCCTCCCCGACCTCCTCACGGACGGCCCGTCCCAGGGCCTCCCCACCCTGGCCCTGATGCGGTCCCCGGCCCAGGCCCAAGCCCGCTGGCCCTCCCCGCTCCCCACCCCCTGA